Proteins from one Panicum virgatum strain AP13 chromosome 7K, P.virgatum_v5, whole genome shotgun sequence genomic window:
- the LOC120642037 gene encoding protein LIGULELESS 1-like — translation MMNLSAAANAACDEFPYVASNPVPPSLLPIMEQESSIQREHQLGYNLEANSLALLPPSTAAGHHHATIAGHDILQFYPPSHYLAASGNPYGHFSAGSTFQSYYPQAAQAAPEYYFPTLVSSAEENMASFAATQLGLNLGYRTYFPPRGGYIYGHHPPRCQAEGCKADLSSAKRYHRRHKVCEHHSKAPVVVTAGGLHQRFCQQCSRFHLLDEFDDAKKSCRKRLADHNRRRRKSKPSDADAGDKKRAHGNKAAAAKDKAGSSSKNMDIGDGLGTQMLGSALLSKDQDQAMDLGEVVKEAVDPKGKASMPQHHGMHQHNHHGFPFHSSSAGSCFPQTQAVSGDTTSNIAQVQEPSLAFHHQHHQHSNILQLGQAMFDLDFEH, via the exons ATGATGAACCTATCGGCTGCCGCCAACGCCGCCTGCGATGAGTTCCCCTACGTCGCCTCCAACCCGGTTCCGCCCTCGCTGCTCCCAATCATGGAGCAGGAGAGCAGCATCcagagggagcatcagctgggATACAACCTCGAGGCCAACTCCCTGGCCCTCCTCCCCccgtccaccgccgccggccaccaccacgcCACCATCGCCGGGCACGACATCCTCCAATTCTACCCGCCCTCGCACTACCTCGCCGCCTCCGGCAACCCCTACGGCCACTTCTCGGCCGGGAGCACCTTCCAGTCGTACTACCCGCAGGCGGCGCAGGCCGCGCCCGAGTACTACTTCCCCACCCTCGTCAGCTCCGCCGAGGAGAACATGGCGAGCTTCGCGGCCACACAGCTGGGCCTCAACCTCGGCTACCGGACATACTTCCCGCCACGAGGGGGGTACATCTACGGCCACCACCCGCCGCGATGCCAGGCCGAGGGCTGCAAGGCCGATCTCTCCAGCGCCAAGCGCTACCACCGCCGCCACAAGGTGTGCGAGCACCACTCCAAGGCGCCCGTCGTCGTCACCGCCGGAGGTCTGCATCAGAGGTTCTGCCAGCAGTGCAGCAG ATTCCATCTGCTGGATGAGTTCGACGACGCGAAGAAGAGCTGCAGGAAGCGCCTAGCGGACCACAACCGCCGCCGACGTAAGTCAAAACCCTCCGATGCTGATGCTGGAGACAAGAAAAGGGCACATGGAAACAAAGCTGCAGCTGCTAAAGACA AAGCAGGAAGTAGCAGCAAGAACATGGACATTGGAGACGGGTTGGGTACACAGATGCTAGGGAGTGCGCTCTTGTCAAAAGATCAAGATCAAGCCATGGATCTTGGAGAGGTGGTGAAAGAAGCGGTGGATCCCAAGGGAAAGGCCTCGATGCCACAGCATCACGGCATGCATCAGCACAACCACCACGGCTTCCCCTTCCATTCTTCGTCTGCAGGCTCTTGCTTCCCCCAGACCCAAGCAGTGTCCGGTGATACCACATCAAATATAGCTCAAGTGCAAGAGCCGAGCTTAGCTTTCCACCATCAACACCACCAACACAGCAACATCTTGCAGCTCGGGCAGGCGATGTTCGATCTCGACTTCGAACACTAG
- the LOC120642038 gene encoding peroxidase 16-like, whose amino-acid sequence MARAGGLLMLAVAVLTLGIAGAARAQLRQNYYGSSCPSAESTVRSVISQRLQQSFAVGPGTLRLFFHDCFVRGCDASVMLMAPNGDDESHSGADATLSPDAVDAINKAKAAVEALPGCAGKVSCADILAMAARDVVSLLGGPNYAVELGRLDGKSFNRAIVKHVLPGPGFNLDQLNSLFAQNGLTQTDMIALSGAHTIGVTHCDKFVRRIYTFKQRLPWNPPMNLEYLRSLRRVCPINYSPTAIAMLDASTPRVFDNAYFNNLRYNKGLLASDQVLFTDRRSRLTVNLFAANNTAFQEAFVAAMAKLGRIGLKTGSDGEIRRVCTAVN is encoded by the exons ATGGCGAGAGCCGGCGGCCTCCTGATGCTCGCGGTCGCCGTCCTGACGCTGGGCATCGCCGGGGCCGCGAGGGCGCAGCTGCGGCAGAACTACTACGGCAGCTCGTGCCCCAGCGCCGAGTCCACCGTGCGCTCCGTCATCTCGCAGCGCCTCCAGCAGAGCTTCGCCGTCGGCCCAGGCACGCTCCGCCTCTtcttccacgactgcttcgtccgg GGATGCGACGCGTCGGTGATGCTGATGGCACCCAACGGGGACGACGAGAGCCACAGCGGCGCGGACGCCACGCTGTCGCCGGACGCCGTGGACGCCATCAACAAGGCCAAGGCGGCCGTGGAGGCGCTCCCGGGCTGCGCCGGCAAGGTCTCGTGCGCGGACATCCTCGCCATGGCCGCACGTGACGTCGTCTCCCTG CTTGGGGGGCCAAACTACGCCGTGGAGCTCGGGCGGCTGGACGGCAAGTCGTTCAACAGGGCCATCGTGAAGCACGTCCTCCCGGGGCCGGGCTTCAACCTGGACCAGCTCAACTCCTTGTTCGCGCAGAACGGGCTCACGCAGACCGACATGATCGCGCTCTCAG GCGCGCACACGATCGGCGTGACGCACTGCGACAAGTTCGTCCGGCGGATCTACACGTTCAAGCAGCGGCTGCCGTGGAACCCGCCGATGAACCTGGAGTACCTGCGGTCGCTGCGGCGGGTGTGCCCCATCAACTACAGCCCGACGGCGATCGCGATGCTGGACGCGTCCACACCCCGGGTCTTCGACAACGCCTACTTCAACAACCTCCGCTACAACAAGGGCCTGCTCGCCTCCGACCAGGTGCTCTTCACCGACCGCCGCTCCCGCCTCACCGTCAACCTCTTCGCCGCCAACAACACCGCCTTCCAGGAGGCCttcgtcgccgccatggccaagcTCGGCAGGATCGGCCTCAAGACCGGCAGCGACGGCGAGATCCGCCGCGTCTGCACCGCCGTCAACTAG